Within the Natranaeroarchaeum sulfidigenes genome, the region TCAAAGGACTCTCGGCGCTCAAGAAGAACGGCTACGGCGTCGGTCAACTCAAGTGGAAGTCGCCACGGGAGTTCCGCAGTTTCACGTACAGTCAGTCTGGCTTCAAGCTCGACAAGAAGGGCGGTCAGACTGTGCTGTCACTCTCGAAACTCGGAAACATACCGATTCGACTCCACCGCGCCATCCCCGACGACGCGACGCTCAAACAGGTCACGGTTAAGAAGGAACCGACGGGCGAGTGGTTCGCCACCTTCGGCGTCGAAATGGACCGCGAACCACCCGAACCGCCTGAGAACCCCGAGAAATACGTCGGTATCGACGTAGGAATTCTCAAGTACGCCCACGACACCGACGGGACGGCGGTCGGGTCGCTCGACCTCACCGACGAGCGCGAACGCTTGGAACGCGAACAGCGGTCCCTCTCACGGAAGGAACACGGGTCGAACAACTGGGAGAAGCAACGGCGACGGGTCGCGGAGTGTCACGCCGACCTTCGACGGAAGCGCCGCGACTTCCTCCACAAGCTCTCGGCGTACTACGCCCGAGAGTACGACTTCGTGGCGGTCGAAGACTTGAACGTGAAGAGGATGCTCGAATCACCGTCGAACAGTCGCAACAGGGCGTCGGCGGCGTGGCGAACGTTCCTCTCGTTGCTCGAATACAAGTGTGAGCGCGAGGGGACGCACTTCGTCGCGGTCAACCCGGGAGGGACGACCAAGGAGTGCGCGGCGTGCGGCGTTTCGACGGAGAAGCCGTTGTGGGTCCGTGAACATTCCTGTCCCGCCTGCGGGTTTGAGGCGGACAGGGACGCGAACGCGGCGTGGAACATTCTTTCTCGCGGCCTCGAAGACATAGGAGTGGGATACTCCGAATCAACGCCTGTAGAGACTGCGCTCCCTGTGGATACGCCTGTATCTGCAAAGCGCGTCGTAGAATCAGGAAGCCCTACCCTCAAGGAGCGAACGGCGTCAGCCGTGAGCGAGTAGGGTAGGGTAGTTCACTCGTCCGATTCGACGTAGGGAAGCCCGTCAACGGTCGCCTCGACCTTGCTCATGTTCGAGTACATCAGCGCGGTCGTGTCCCAGATCCCGTCGACGAGCGCTTCTTGCATCGAGCTGTCAATATCGACATCCACAGTGGTCTCGCCGTAGGTGACGGTCTCGTCCTCGACGTCGATCTCGACGTCGCCGTCCGGGTGCTCGCGGATCCACTCCTGGAGCGCGGTCACGGTCTCTTTGTCCGCCGTCGCGGCGGGGATGCCAAGGGACTTGCAGTTGTCCGCGAAGATCTCCGCGAACGTCTCGCCGACGACGCCGTCGACGCCCCAGCGCATCATGGCCTGGGGGGCGTGCTCGCGGGAGGAGCCACAGCCGAAGTTCTTGTTGACGACCGCGATGTTGGCCCCCTCGAACTCGTTGAGCGGGTGGTCGTTGAACTCGCCGTCGTCGTCCCGCCGCGCGTCGTAAAAGAGGTAATCGGCCATGTTGTCGAAGGTCACCTCTTTCATGAACCGCGCGGGCAGGATCTGATCGGTGTCGATGTCGTCGCCGGGGATCGGGACGCCGGTGCCCGAAACCTC harbors:
- a CDS encoding RNA-guided endonuclease InsQ/TnpB family protein translates to MYYAYKYRLKPSDAHREELDRHRDICRQLYNHTLYRLNEYQDEHGELPSMTTLRSELPDLKKWWDGLSDVYSKVLQTVVERLFDNLKGLSALKKNGYGVGQLKWKSPREFRSFTYSQSGFKLDKKGGQTVLSLSKLGNIPIRLHRAIPDDATLKQVTVKKEPTGEWFATFGVEMDREPPEPPENPEKYVGIDVGILKYAHDTDGTAVGSLDLTDERERLEREQRSLSRKEHGSNNWEKQRRRVAECHADLRRKRRDFLHKLSAYYAREYDFVAVEDLNVKRMLESPSNSRNRASAAWRTFLSLLEYKCEREGTHFVAVNPGGTTKECAACGVSTEKPLWVREHSCPACGFEADRDANAAWNILSRGLEDIGVGYSESTPVETALPVDTPVSAKRVVESGSPTLKERTASAVSE
- a CDS encoding 3-isopropylmalate dehydratase small subunit → MSGENHITEVSGTGVPIPGDDIDTDQILPARFMKEVTFDNMADYLFYDARRDDDGEFNDHPLNEFEGANIAVVNKNFGCGSSREHAPQAMMRWGVDGVVGETFAEIFADNCKSLGIPAATADKETVTALQEWIREHPDGDVEIDVEDETVTYGETTVDVDIDSSMQEALVDGIWDTTALMYSNMSKVEATVDGLPYVESDE